The following coding sequences lie in one Flavobacterium cyclinae genomic window:
- the lpxD gene encoding UDP-3-O-(3-hydroxymyristoyl)glucosamine N-acyltransferase, translated as MKFTAAQIAGILQGQVVGNPNAEVYKLSKIEEGTEGSLTFLANPKYTNYIYSTLATITIVSNTFEPEQEISTTLIKVEDAYKAFSQLLEYYNQVKLMKSGIEQPSVISDGVTYGSDLYLGSFCYIGKNVVIGNNVKIYPNSFIGDNVTIGDNCVFFAGVRIYSETVIGNNCTIHSGTIIGSDGFGFAPQEDGTYKKVPQIGNVIIEDDVEIGACSTIDRATLGSTIIRKGVKLDNHIQVAHNVEIGENTVIASQTGIAGSTKIGKNCMIGGQVGIVGHITIGNNVKIQAQSGIGKSLGDGEVVQGSPAFNYGDFAKSFVHFRNLPKIVADIENLKKQ; from the coding sequence ATGAAGTTTACAGCAGCTCAAATAGCAGGAATCTTGCAAGGACAAGTAGTTGGAAACCCTAATGCAGAGGTTTACAAATTGTCAAAAATTGAAGAAGGTACAGAAGGATCTTTAACATTTCTTGCAAATCCTAAATATACGAATTACATCTATTCAACATTAGCAACAATTACCATTGTTAGCAATACTTTTGAACCCGAACAAGAAATTTCTACCACTTTAATAAAGGTTGAAGACGCTTATAAAGCTTTTTCTCAATTGTTAGAATACTACAATCAAGTTAAATTGATGAAATCTGGAATTGAGCAACCTTCAGTAATTTCAGATGGTGTTACTTACGGTTCCGATTTATATTTGGGAAGTTTTTGTTATATTGGAAAAAATGTAGTTATTGGAAACAATGTAAAAATTTACCCAAATAGTTTTATTGGTGATAATGTTACAATTGGCGATAATTGTGTCTTTTTTGCTGGAGTACGAATTTATTCAGAAACTGTAATAGGGAATAATTGTACAATTCATTCGGGAACTATTATAGGATCTGACGGATTTGGATTTGCACCTCAAGAAGATGGAACGTACAAAAAAGTTCCTCAAATAGGAAATGTTATCATAGAAGATGATGTAGAAATTGGAGCTTGTTCTACTATTGATAGAGCTACTTTAGGTTCAACTATTATAAGAAAAGGAGTAAAATTGGATAATCATATTCAAGTTGCTCATAATGTTGAAATTGGAGAAAATACTGTAATTGCTTCGCAAACAGGTATTGCGGGTTCAACAAAAATAGGTAAAAATTGTATGATTGGCGGACAAGTTGGAATCGTTGGTCATATTACTATTGGTAATAATGTAAAAATTCAAGCGCAATCGGGTATTGGTAAAAGTTTAGGTGATGGCGAGGTTGTTCAAGGAAGTCCTGCTTTCAACTATGGAGATTTTGCAAAATCATTCGTACACTTTAGAAATTTACCTAAAATAGTGGCAGATATCGAAAATTTAAAAAAACAATAA
- a CDS encoding HD domain-containing protein, with protein MSQTNKLKIFNDPIYGFITIPNSIIYDLIQHPYFQRLRRISQMGMSYLVYPGAHHTRFHHALGCMHIMQKAVQTLKFKGVSISEEEENALYIAILLHDIGHGPYSHAMEHSIVEEVHHEELSLLFMEQLNKEFDGKLALAIQVFKGEYHRKFMLQLISSQLDMDRMDYLKRDSFYSGVAEGNINSERLIQMMNVQDDFLVIEEKGIYSVEKFLVARRLMYWQAYLHKTSVVAELILTKILKRAKELTQKGTVLSCSEPLQFFLQNKISLENFDKNVLDKFSYLDDYDVLGAIKSWQFHDDFVLQSLCKMILNRDLLKIQMSDDKPNKENLLGIKNKYISIAGISEKEADYFVFKGKLKNQAYSKSSEPIRILKKDKTIEDVVEASDQLHLKALSKPVTKYFICFPKVILER; from the coding sequence GTGAGCCAAACCAACAAACTCAAAATATTCAACGATCCTATTTATGGTTTTATAACCATTCCCAATAGTATAATTTACGATTTAATTCAGCATCCTTATTTTCAGCGTTTACGAAGAATATCCCAAATGGGCATGTCGTATTTGGTTTATCCTGGAGCACATCATACGCGTTTTCATCATGCGTTAGGTTGTATGCATATCATGCAAAAAGCGGTTCAAACGCTTAAATTTAAGGGAGTTTCTATATCGGAAGAAGAAGAAAATGCGTTGTATATTGCTATTTTGTTGCATGATATTGGTCACGGTCCTTACAGTCACGCTATGGAGCATAGTATTGTAGAAGAAGTGCATCATGAAGAATTATCGTTGTTGTTCATGGAGCAATTGAATAAAGAATTTGATGGAAAATTAGCATTAGCAATCCAAGTTTTTAAAGGCGAATATCATAGAAAATTCATGTTGCAATTGATTTCAAGTCAGTTGGATATGGATCGAATGGATTATCTAAAACGTGATAGTTTTTATAGCGGTGTAGCTGAAGGTAATATCAACAGCGAACGTTTAATCCAAATGATGAACGTACAAGATGATTTTTTGGTTATTGAAGAAAAAGGGATTTACTCAGTTGAAAAATTCTTAGTGGCAAGACGTTTGATGTATTGGCAAGCCTATTTGCACAAAACCAGCGTTGTGGCTGAACTAATATTGACTAAGATTTTAAAACGTGCTAAAGAGTTAACACAAAAAGGTACAGTTTTATCTTGTAGCGAACCATTGCAGTTTTTTTTACAGAATAAAATATCTTTAGAAAATTTTGATAAAAATGTTTTGGATAAGTTTTCCTATTTGGATGATTATGATGTATTAGGAGCAATAAAATCATGGCAATTTCATGATGATTTTGTGTTACAGTCACTATGTAAAATGATTTTAAATCGTGATTTATTAAAGATTCAAATGAGTGATGATAAACCGAACAAAGAGAATTTGTTGGGTATAAAAAATAAATACATTTCAATTGCGGGAATTTCGGAAAAAGAAGCTGATTATTTTGTGTTCAAAGGCAAATTGAAAAATCAAGCGTATAGCAAATCGAGTGAACCAATTCGAATTTTGAAAAAAGACAAAACAATTGAAGATGTAGTAGAAGCTTCAGATCAATTGCATTTAAAAGCTTTGTCTAAACCTGTGACAAAATATTTTATTTGTTTTCCAAAAGTCATCTTAGAACGTTAA
- the porX gene encoding T9SS response regulator signal transducer PorX, with amino-acid sequence MSQIKILWVDDEIDLLKPHILFLEKKNYHVTTCNNGQDAIDLFEENNFDIVFLDENMPGLSGLETLSELKEKKSSVPVIMITKSEEEYIMEEAIGSKIADYLIKPVNPNQILLSLKKNLDHSRLISEKTTLDYQKEFRKIAMDMAMIRTYEDWVELYKKLIFWELELENIEDQSMVEILESQKTEANVQFGKFIERNYEDWIQDPDDAPVLSHQVFGQYVAPEIRKKDRPILFIVIDNLRYDQWKAFENIVNNHFKLEKEVSYYSILPTATQYARNAIFSGLLPLEMEKKFPQYWKNDIDDGGKNLYEGEFLSEQLKRLGLNIKQEYYKITNFKDGKKLAENFKSLKNNDLTTIVYNFVDMLSHAKTEMEVVKELASDDKAYRSLTVSWFKNSPLLDIIQQAQKQGFRLILTTDHGTINCKNPSKVIGDKNTSLNLRYKTGRSLTYEDKDVYAVKDPKKIGLPALNMSSSFIFAKNDLFLAYVNNYNHYVSYYRNTYQHGGISLEEMIIPFLVLEPR; translated from the coding sequence ATGAGCCAAATAAAAATACTTTGGGTTGATGATGAAATTGATTTACTAAAACCCCATATCCTTTTTTTAGAAAAGAAAAACTATCACGTAACCACTTGTAATAACGGACAAGACGCTATCGATTTGTTCGAAGAAAATAATTTTGACATTGTTTTCTTAGACGAAAACATGCCTGGTTTAAGTGGTTTGGAAACTTTATCTGAATTAAAAGAAAAGAAATCTTCGGTTCCGGTGATTATGATTACCAAAAGTGAAGAAGAATACATAATGGAAGAAGCCATCGGTTCTAAAATTGCCGATTATTTGATAAAACCGGTTAATCCAAATCAGATTTTATTGAGTTTGAAGAAAAATTTAGACCATTCGCGATTAATTTCAGAGAAAACAACTTTGGATTACCAGAAAGAATTTCGAAAAATTGCAATGGATATGGCTATGATTCGTACTTATGAAGATTGGGTAGAATTATACAAAAAACTCATATTCTGGGAATTAGAATTAGAAAACATTGAAGATCAAAGCATGGTTGAGATTTTAGAAAGTCAGAAAACCGAAGCTAATGTGCAATTTGGAAAATTTATTGAACGTAATTACGAAGATTGGATACAAGATCCGGATGATGCACCTGTATTATCACATCAAGTATTTGGACAATATGTAGCGCCAGAAATTCGAAAAAAAGATAGACCTATTCTATTTATTGTAATTGATAATTTACGATATGATCAATGGAAAGCTTTTGAAAATATTGTAAACAATCATTTTAAATTAGAAAAAGAAGTAAGCTACTACTCTATTCTTCCTACTGCAACACAATATGCAAGAAATGCAATATTTTCGGGATTATTACCTTTAGAAATGGAGAAAAAATTTCCACAATATTGGAAAAATGATATTGATGATGGTGGAAAAAACTTATATGAAGGTGAATTTCTATCAGAGCAATTAAAACGTTTGGGATTAAACATCAAACAGGAATATTATAAAATTACCAACTTTAAAGACGGAAAAAAACTAGCTGAGAATTTCAAATCATTAAAAAACAATGATTTAACGACAATTGTTTACAATTTTGTGGATATGCTATCACACGCTAAAACTGAAATGGAAGTTGTTAAAGAATTGGCTTCTGATGATAAAGCATATCGTTCTTTAACGGTAAGTTGGTTTAAAAACTCACCTTTATTAGATATTATTCAACAAGCTCAAAAGCAAGGATTCCGATTAATTTTAACTACTGATCACGGAACTATCAATTGTAAAAATCCGTCAAAAGTTATTGGAGATAAAAACACGAGTTTAAATCTTCGATATAAAACAGGAAGAAGCTTAACATATGAAGACAAAGATGTTTATGCGGTGAAAGATCCAAAGAAAATTGGTTTACCAGCGCTAAACATGAGTAGCTCTTTTATTTTTGCGAAAAACGATTTATTTTTGGCTTACGTAAATAACTACAATCATTATGTGAGTTATTACCGAAACACCTACCAACATGGTGGAATTTCTTTAGAAGAAATGATTATTCCATTTTTAGTTCTAGAGCCAAGGTAA
- the tsaE gene encoding tRNA (adenosine(37)-N6)-threonylcarbamoyltransferase complex ATPase subunit type 1 TsaE: MTIIYSLEEINAIAKQILATPSLKKIITFHASMGAGKTTLIKELVKELGVKDNSSSPTFSLVNEYRTFEGETVYHFDLYRLNSEEEGYDMGLDEYFYSDNWCFIEWPEKTPNLIPIDHASISIKILSNGKRELTLKN; the protein is encoded by the coding sequence ATGACCATAATATACAGTTTAGAAGAAATTAATGCCATTGCAAAACAAATCCTGGCAACACCTTCTTTAAAAAAAATCATTACTTTTCATGCTTCTATGGGAGCAGGTAAAACTACTTTGATTAAAGAATTAGTAAAAGAATTAGGTGTTAAAGATAATTCAAGCAGTCCAACATTTTCTTTAGTAAACGAATACAGAACTTTTGAAGGCGAAACGGTGTATCACTTTGATTTATATCGCTTAAATTCGGAAGAAGAAGGTTATGATATGGGATTAGACGAATACTTCTATTCTGATAATTGGTGCTTTATCGAATGGCCTGAAAAAACGCCAAATTTAATTCCGATTGACCATGCGAGTATTTCCATAAAAATTTTATCAAATGGTAAACGTGAACTAACGCTCAAAAATTAA
- a CDS encoding alanine dehydrogenase, translating into MSIYTPFSASQLLPQEEKLEVARHKSELFIGIPKETSYQERRICLTPDAVSSLVSHGHRVMLEAGAGETSSYTDKEYSDAGAEITQDTKKVLGCPMILKVEPPTLAEIEIMNPQSIIISAIQLKTQKKEYFEALSAKKITALAFEFIKDEDGSYPTVKSLSEIAGTASILIASELMIGENIGKGLLFGNITGVPPTKVVIIGAGTVAEYAARTALGLGAHVKVFDNSITKLRRLQNTLNQRIFTSTIQEKSLLKALRRCDVAIGAMKGKNRAPVVVTETMVEHMKKGAVIVDVSIDTGGCFETSEVTTHEKPTFIKSGVIHYCVPNIPSRYSKTASMSISNIISPFLLQIAEDGGIESAIRCNRGLKNGIYSYHGLLTNKAIADWFNLEYRDINLIVF; encoded by the coding sequence ATGTCGATATATACTCCATTTTCTGCTTCACAATTACTTCCGCAAGAAGAAAAACTTGAAGTAGCGCGTCATAAAAGCGAATTATTTATTGGGATTCCAAAAGAAACCTCGTATCAAGAAAGAAGAATTTGCTTAACGCCAGATGCTGTTTCTTCATTAGTATCACACGGACACCGCGTAATGTTAGAAGCTGGTGCTGGAGAAACTTCAAGTTATACCGATAAAGAATACAGTGATGCGGGTGCCGAAATTACACAAGACACCAAAAAAGTTTTGGGTTGTCCGATGATTTTGAAAGTAGAACCACCTACTCTTGCCGAAATTGAGATAATGAATCCCCAATCGATTATCATTTCTGCAATTCAATTAAAAACACAGAAAAAAGAATATTTTGAAGCATTGTCAGCAAAAAAGATAACTGCATTAGCATTTGAATTTATCAAAGATGAAGATGGATCCTATCCTACTGTAAAATCATTATCTGAAATAGCTGGTACGGCTTCCATATTAATAGCTTCAGAATTAATGATTGGTGAAAATATTGGAAAAGGCTTACTTTTTGGTAATATTACGGGAGTTCCACCAACAAAAGTTGTCATTATAGGAGCTGGAACAGTAGCCGAATATGCTGCCAGAACCGCTTTAGGATTAGGCGCACATGTTAAAGTTTTTGATAATTCTATTACCAAATTACGTCGTTTGCAAAACACTTTAAATCAAAGAATTTTCACTTCTACCATTCAAGAAAAATCACTTTTAAAGGCATTAAGACGTTGCGATGTTGCTATTGGCGCCATGAAAGGAAAAAATAGAGCTCCAGTTGTAGTTACTGAAACTATGGTAGAACACATGAAAAAAGGTGCTGTAATTGTAGATGTTAGTATTGATACTGGAGGATGTTTTGAAACTTCTGAAGTTACCACGCATGAGAAACCTACTTTTATAAAAAGTGGCGTTATTCATTACTGTGTACCCAATATACCTTCTCGATACTCTAAAACGGCTTCCATGTCAATTAGTAATATTATTTCCCCATTTTTATTACAAATTGCTGAAGATGGCGGAATTGAAAGTGCAATACGTTGTAACAGAGGTTTAAAAAACGGAATTTACAGTTATCATGGCCTACTAACTAATAAAGCTATAGCAGATTGGTTTAATTTAGAATATCGCGATATCAACTTGATTGTTTTTTAA
- a CDS encoding DUF4258 domain-containing protein, which translates to MKFQFRLAYYLFGLFLGGVFVMWFLKSKATDKGVEFCYFPNCRVLKDLRSKSLEIDSLAQKSLDGKWVTLEDIRNSLRYGDVDFSKSNEAYRKGKIYVIEGKTSKNEEITITMVNYTNKVLLEKIEKK; encoded by the coding sequence ATGAAGTTTCAGTTTCGATTAGCCTATTATTTATTTGGATTATTCTTAGGAGGTGTTTTTGTAATGTGGTTTTTAAAATCAAAAGCAACTGACAAAGGAGTAGAATTTTGTTATTTTCCAAATTGTAGAGTTTTGAAAGATTTGAGAAGTAAATCGCTCGAAATTGATTCGCTTGCTCAAAAATCTTTAGATGGAAAATGGGTTACATTAGAAGATATTCGTAATAGTTTACGTTATGGCGATGTTGATTTCTCAAAAAGTAATGAAGCTTACAGAAAAGGTAAAATTTATGTTATAGAAGGCAAAACTTCTAAAAATGAAGAGATTACCATTACTATGGTAAATTACACAAATAAAGTACTTTTAGAAAAGATAGAAAAAAAGTAA
- a CDS encoding GIY-YIG nuclease family protein, translating into MPYTVYILHSLTRDKYYIGYTADLATRIIRHNQKSRRFTGSTNDWILVYQEEFNSQSEDI; encoded by the coding sequence ATGCCTTACACAGTTTACATTCTACACAGTCTCACTCGAGATAAATATTACATTGGATACACAGCCGATTTAGCTACAAGAATAATACGTCATAATCAAAAAAGCAGAAGATTTACTGGTTCAACCAACGATTGGATTTTGGTTTACCAAGAAGAATTTAATTCCCAAAGCGAAGATATTTAA
- the pepT gene encoding peptidase T, with product MQHIIDRFISYVTIDTESDPNSDTTPSTKKQLDLANLLVKELKSMGMTDVTIDKNGYVMATLESNVKHEVPTIGFVSHYDTTPDFTGANVKPQIVKNYDGGDIILNKKQNIVLSPSYFKDLLLYKGQTLITTDGTTLLGADDKAGITEIMSAMEYLIQHPEIKHGKIRVGFTPDEEIGRGAHKFDVEKFGCDWAYTMDGSQIGELEYENFNAAGAKITFKGKSVHPGYAKGKMINSMLLANQFISKLPKKEIPEKTKGYEGFFHVVGISGSIEETVVELIIRDHSAKKFKERKEFIHELANKFNKKWQKQFGEEIVIAEVKDQYYNMKEKVKPVFHIVEIAEKAMKELGIKPIIKPIRGGTDGCQLSYKGLPCPNIFAGGHNFHGKYEYVPVESMVKATEVIVKIAEITATTKK from the coding sequence ATGCAACATATTATAGATCGTTTTATAAGCTACGTTACTATAGACACCGAATCTGATCCAAACTCAGATACTACTCCAAGTACAAAAAAACAATTAGATCTAGCCAATCTTTTAGTAAAAGAACTAAAATCAATGGGGATGACCGATGTAACTATCGATAAAAATGGTTACGTTATGGCTACTTTAGAAAGTAATGTAAAACACGAAGTTCCTACTATAGGTTTTGTTTCTCACTACGATACTACACCTGATTTTACTGGAGCAAATGTAAAACCACAAATTGTAAAAAATTATGACGGTGGTGATATCATCTTAAATAAAAAACAAAATATTGTTTTATCACCAAGTTATTTCAAAGATTTACTTTTATACAAAGGACAAACTTTAATCACTACCGATGGAACAACTTTATTAGGTGCTGATGACAAAGCCGGAATTACCGAAATTATGTCGGCAATGGAGTACTTAATCCAACATCCAGAAATCAAACACGGAAAAATTAGAGTAGGTTTCACACCTGATGAAGAAATTGGTCGTGGTGCACATAAATTTGATGTAGAAAAATTTGGTTGTGATTGGGCCTATACTATGGATGGAAGTCAAATTGGCGAACTAGAATATGAAAATTTCAATGCAGCTGGAGCTAAAATCACTTTTAAAGGAAAAAGCGTTCACCCAGGATATGCTAAAGGAAAAATGATTAATTCAATGTTGTTAGCCAACCAATTCATTTCTAAATTACCAAAGAAAGAAATTCCTGAAAAAACTAAAGGTTACGAAGGTTTCTTCCACGTTGTTGGAATTTCAGGCAGTATTGAAGAAACAGTGGTTGAATTAATCATTCGCGACCATAGTGCAAAAAAATTCAAAGAACGTAAAGAGTTCATTCATGAATTAGCCAATAAATTCAATAAAAAATGGCAAAAACAATTTGGAGAAGAAATAGTAATTGCCGAAGTTAAAGATCAATACTACAATATGAAAGAAAAGGTAAAACCTGTTTTTCATATCGTAGAAATTGCTGAAAAAGCCATGAAAGAATTAGGTATTAAACCAATCATAAAACCAATTCGAGGAGGAACTGATGGTTGTCAATTATCGTACAAAGGATTACCTTGTCCTAATATTTTTGCTGGAGGTCACAATTTTCATGGAAAATACGAATATGTTCCTGTTGAAAGCATGGTAAAAGCTACTGAAGTAATTGTAAAAATTGCTGAAATTACAGCTACAACTAAAAAATAA